GTGATCCACTTcctgtatttttttgaggTTTTGTCGTTTCTATTGCTTTAGATTCCACCACTTTGATTTGATTATTTCCGCcagcatcattttcatcgtcgtcttcttcctccccatcttcatcctcatcagAGCTAGTGTTATCGGGAGTTTCATAGTCACCGAACGCAATCCATTCAACTCCAGTCTCAGATTGACTTTCTTCTGCCGAAACTAcatcttctctttcttggCTCTCAATCAAGTCATCtctcattttgaaaaccaaaacagGAGTAGATTTATCTTCTAATTTCAATAACCGCCCTGAAGCACTGAAAAATAACTTTGCTATCTGTCTAATATCATATGTAATAGAGCCTGGCGACTCTTCGGTATCGTGGTatctttcatcatcaaaatcttcttcaacctccAATTCGTAGTAGTACTCCATCTCTGGATGGTGTTTtctgaatatttgaaacttgCAACGTGCATATTTCTCTCTCCAAGTAATATGGCTCTCGGTATTCGGGTTATAATAGATATTGTAAAAGGTCAAAGAGAACTGGGGACCAACGGGACTCCTTTTGCCCTCCGCCATGCCTTTCAGTTCATCATTGGATTTATTCACAAGTACAGTAGCATTCAATAACCTTCCAGGAGAGACATAGTCTTGGAAATTGCTAACTGATGAAGCCCCATATGTGGTGAGAACCAAGTTTAACACCGGCACAATTTTGTCGATCTTTTCGACTAACTCATCAATCATCTTCTCGATTAATTTTATAGTCTCAGAACTCAATTGTTTATTAGGGTTACCAGAAGTGAATCGTGTTATGTCCTTGGtaaattcatcaatgtcTTCTTTTAAATAATCAGCGAGTCTTAAAACGCTGTCCAAGTTAGAATTTCCTCTTGCTGCCATCAGTTGAATAACCCCAATCGAATAGGTAactgtttcaattttattctGAAGCATTTCTCGTTTCCTATCTAACTTCTTCCGTTCATTATGAGGAACCTTATCCATCAAGGTGCCAACCGATTTAATCACATAGCTCGATGCAACTTGAACACTGGACCTAACTGCAAAGGTGACCAATGTACTACCCGCCTTGGATAACAATTGATCCATCACTAAGTTTGCCTTGTTTGCTGTACTTATAGGATATGACAATTGCCCAGTGTGTGGCAACACTGTAAGAGACTTGTGCATTATAAACACGCGTTTGACAGATCTGGAAAGCAAcactttaaaaaaaaaaacggcTGTTACCTTTTACGCAATCCTATTAACAAAGCTGCACGGTGCAGtcatattctttttttgcttGGCATTGTAAACAGGTATTAATACTCCTCCCTCTGATGTAATTGTGTATTGAATGCAAAGAGTCAAGGATAAACCTGGATTAAATGAGgtcaaatcaaaaagatcaTTCTCTGCAAGCATCTAGTGGGCGATAAAGAACTCTGCACACAAATGTCTACATCAGTGTATTGGTAAGGGAGCTGACCTCCGTACAGATGAGTTGCCCGGTTGCTTAAGCAACAGTGATACCTTGATTGATGGTGCAGTTAATAGCTAGACTATAATATATTACCCTTTTAAATTGATATGGATTTGTATGAATAGGAAGACAAAGTGGTACGATGGAGTTACTCCTTTACAGATATTTTGAGGTATGGACTTTTCTTTCATTATTAGCTTTTTATATGCCCATAATTTCAGAATTACCCTCAAATACAATCTCAAACTTATCCTTTTAGATAGTATTGtcttcaatttgaaagttCTGTTACagaatttctcattttgtCACTCCTAAAGACACACCGCAGATCACTAGTGTTATACAATGTTATAGGGTTTCGATATGAGGTTCAAAAAGCTCCTTTTTTTGC
The Pichia kudriavzevii chromosome 2, complete sequence DNA segment above includes these coding regions:
- a CDS encoding uncharacterized protein (PKUD0B01500; similar to Saccharomyces cerevisiae YGL164C (YRB30); ancestral locus Anc_8.107); the protein is MHKSLTVLPHTGQLSYPISTANKANLVMDQLLSKAGSTLVTFAVRSSVQVASSYVIKSVGTLMDKVPHNERKKLDRKREMLQNKIETVTYSIGVIQLMAARGNSNLDSVLRLADYLKEDIDEFTKDITRFTSGNPNKQLSSETIKLIEKMIDELVEKIDKIVPVLNLVLTTYGASSVSNFQDYVSPGRLLNATVLVNKSNDELKGMAEGKRSPVGPQFSLTFYNIYYNPNTESHITWREKYARCKFQIFRKHHPEMEYYYELEVEEDFDDERYHDTEESPGSITYDIRQIAKLFFSASGRLLKLEDKSTPVLVFKMRDDLIESQEREDVVSAEESQSETGVEWIAFGDYETPDNTSSDEDEDGEEEDDDENDAGGNNQIKVVESKAIETTKPQKNTGSGSPLALLEYLIRLCTLQANDQTPLLEVKDERLRLYLSDENYMQNVSNKLTTLNKKMEELKI